A window of Rhabdothermincola salaria contains these coding sequences:
- a CDS encoding lysoplasmalogenase produces the protein MNAPAVVVLSLTAVVAVLDWLAVGTGRRAAEYALKPLVMVGLVVTALTLDASDDAVRVAVVVALVLSLAGDVFLMLPRDLFVPGLASFLAAHVAYIVAMVLLGASGAGLPFGLVAVGLAVAVVGGRVLRGAKAADPALVGPVALYLAVISIMVATAAGTGLWLVVLGAVSFYVSDAVLGWTRFVSSFRHSRVVVMVTYHLGQALLVVGLM, from the coding sequence GTGAACGCGCCTGCGGTCGTCGTGCTGTCGTTGACCGCGGTCGTGGCCGTCCTCGATTGGTTGGCGGTCGGCACGGGGCGCCGTGCGGCCGAGTACGCCCTCAAGCCCTTGGTCATGGTGGGCCTCGTGGTGACGGCGCTCACCCTCGACGCCTCGGACGACGCGGTGCGGGTGGCCGTCGTCGTCGCCCTGGTGCTCTCCCTCGCCGGCGACGTGTTCTTGATGCTGCCCCGGGACCTCTTCGTGCCCGGGCTGGCGTCCTTCCTCGCCGCGCACGTCGCCTACATCGTGGCCATGGTGCTCCTGGGGGCCTCGGGCGCCGGCCTCCCGTTCGGCCTCGTCGCCGTCGGACTGGCCGTCGCGGTGGTGGGTGGGCGCGTCCTGCGTGGGGCCAAGGCCGCCGACCCTGCCCTGGTGGGGCCCGTCGCCCTCTACCTGGCGGTGATCTCGATCATGGTGGCCACCGCCGCCGGCACCGGCCTCTGGCTGGTGGTCCTCGGTGCCGTCTCGTTCTACGTCAGCGACGCGGTCCTGGGCTGGACCCGCTTCGTGTCGTCGTTCCGCCACAGCCGGGTGGTGGTGATGGTCACCTACCACCTCGGCCAGGCCCTGCTCGTCGTCGGGCTGATGTAG
- a CDS encoding NUDIX hydrolase yields the protein MDSADEEMVEVLDDDGAVIDTVSRREMRERNLRHRSVLVAVVNDADEILVHKRASWKDVWPDRWDVAVGGVVDPGEAWEAAAAREMVEETGAVAELGYLGEDRYDDDEVRVLARIYHARTPGPFSFDDGEIVDAVWVPITQLRDWLADKPACPDSLALVLPRLDSP from the coding sequence ATGGACAGCGCCGACGAGGAGATGGTCGAGGTCCTCGACGACGACGGTGCCGTCATCGACACCGTCTCGCGCCGGGAGATGCGCGAGCGCAACCTGCGCCACCGCAGCGTCCTCGTGGCGGTGGTCAACGACGCCGACGAGATCCTCGTGCACAAGCGGGCGTCGTGGAAGGACGTGTGGCCCGACCGCTGGGACGTCGCCGTCGGTGGCGTCGTGGACCCGGGCGAGGCGTGGGAGGCGGCCGCGGCGCGCGAGATGGTCGAGGAGACCGGCGCGGTCGCCGAGCTCGGCTACCTGGGCGAGGACCGCTACGACGACGACGAGGTCCGCGTGCTGGCGCGCATCTACCACGCCCGCACCCCCGGGCCCTTCAGCTTCGACGACGGCGAGATCGTCGACGCCGTCTGGGTGCCCATCACCCAGCTGCGCGACTGGCTGGCCGACAAGCCGGCCTGCCCGGACAGCCTCGCCCTCGTCCTGCCCCGCCTCGACTCCCCCTAG
- a CDS encoding NAD(P)/FAD-dependent oxidoreductase yields MTDSIAVIGASLAGLHAARTLRHQGFTGRLSVIDAHDHTPYDRPPLSKQVLAGEWDFDRIVLPAATEDLDLDWHMGTRATRLDRDAGVVHVERPGGEAAVVAYDQLVLATGAEARRLPGTEGIGGVHVLRTWDDAVAVRAALDAGARRVVVVGAGFIGAEVAATCRGRGLDVTILEALPVPLERALGRQMGEVCAQLHREHDVDVRLGVGVDHLETTDGPDGPQVGAVVLADGTSVEADVVVVGIGVGVNTAWLEGSGLDLDDGVVCDETLLAAPGIVAAGDLARYPSRRFGQMLRVEHWEHAVRGGEAAAERLLAEQRGDPAAVFDPVPWFWSDQYDRKIQLAGRPGPDDEVVVVHGSTEEFRFVALYRRDDRLVGVLGMNRPRHVIQLRALLEDDAGWDAALARAAEL; encoded by the coding sequence ATGACAGACTCCATCGCCGTCATCGGCGCATCGCTCGCCGGGCTGCACGCGGCCCGCACGTTGCGCCACCAGGGTTTCACCGGTCGCCTCTCGGTGATCGACGCGCACGACCACACGCCGTACGACCGGCCACCGCTGTCCAAGCAGGTGCTGGCCGGCGAGTGGGACTTCGATCGCATCGTGCTGCCCGCCGCCACCGAGGACCTCGACCTCGACTGGCACATGGGGACGCGGGCCACGCGTCTCGACCGCGACGCCGGCGTGGTCCACGTCGAGCGCCCCGGGGGCGAGGCGGCCGTCGTCGCCTACGACCAGTTGGTGCTGGCCACCGGGGCCGAGGCCCGTCGCCTGCCCGGCACGGAGGGCATCGGTGGGGTGCACGTGCTGCGCACCTGGGACGACGCCGTGGCCGTCCGAGCCGCGCTCGACGCCGGCGCCCGTCGGGTCGTCGTCGTGGGCGCCGGCTTCATCGGTGCCGAGGTGGCGGCCACCTGTCGGGGCCGCGGCCTCGACGTGACCATCCTCGAAGCCCTCCCCGTCCCGCTCGAGCGAGCCCTCGGCCGTCAGATGGGCGAGGTCTGCGCCCAGCTGCACCGCGAGCACGACGTCGACGTGCGTCTGGGCGTCGGCGTCGACCACCTCGAGACCACCGACGGCCCGGACGGTCCGCAGGTCGGCGCGGTCGTGCTCGCCGACGGCACCTCTGTCGAGGCCGATGTCGTGGTGGTCGGCATCGGGGTCGGCGTCAACACCGCCTGGCTGGAGGGGTCGGGTCTCGACCTCGACGACGGGGTGGTGTGCGACGAGACGTTGCTGGCCGCCCCGGGCATCGTGGCCGCCGGCGACCTGGCCCGCTACCCGAGCCGTCGCTTCGGTCAGATGCTGCGCGTCGAGCACTGGGAGCACGCCGTGCGCGGTGGCGAAGCGGCCGCCGAACGCCTCCTCGCCGAGCAGCGGGGCGACCCAGCTGCCGTCTTCGACCCGGTGCCGTGGTTCTGGAGCGATCAGTACGACCGCAAGATCCAGCTGGCGGGACGGCCCGGACCCGACGACGAGGTCGTCGTCGTGCACGGGTCCACCGAGGAGTTCCGCTTCGTGGCCCTCTACCGCCGCGACGACCGCCTGGTCGGGGTCCTCGGCATGAACCGACCCCGCCACGTCATCCAGCTGCGGGCGTTGCTCGAGGACGACGCCGGTTGGGATGCCGCCCTGGCCCGAGCGGCCGAGCTCTGA
- a CDS encoding ferredoxin produces the protein MRVVVDFDLCESNAICMGIAPEVFEVRDDDFLYVLDETPPESMRPKIEEAVQRCPKQAISIAED, from the coding sequence ATGCGAGTGGTTGTCGATTTCGACCTGTGCGAGAGCAACGCGATCTGCATGGGCATCGCGCCCGAGGTGTTCGAGGTGCGCGACGACGACTTCCTCTACGTCCTCGACGAGACCCCGCCGGAGTCGATGCGACCCAAGATCGAAGAGGCCGTCCAGCGCTGCCCGAAGCAGGCCATCTCCATCGCCGAGGACTGA
- a CDS encoding CaiB/BaiF CoA transferase family protein, whose amino-acid sequence MTTVAPLAGVRIIEASMLGPAAITQNLTDLGAEVIKVEPPNGDYGREMTWPIVDGTSLLFLHANRGKKSIVLDLRTDEGIEVFKELAKGADAVVEAMRPGALARRGLGYEDLKAINPEIVFMTISGYGMTGPYKDLPSHGIAYDTWAGIVPPAYDEEGFCYIPEHVSIGINAAPVMGAMGILAGIIKARATGEGCQMEIAQADAAAATDWLRSETWKAYERPEDEVTGNKADDYERRAPGTGGMKEGVRYQMYDTSDGHILFMSSEQSFWKSFCENVGRPDLFEKWPGSKFADHARGNRELQRELRDIFLTKTSAEWMAWAADNDALLAPVNTPQTLADDPHFKDRLPWLPKETHGADMLPSPVKVVGGELSDPGMAPTLGQHTDEVLRDVLGLDEARIASLREAGAVR is encoded by the coding sequence ATGACCACCGTCGCTCCCCTCGCCGGCGTCCGCATCATCGAGGCCTCGATGCTCGGTCCCGCCGCCATCACCCAGAACCTCACCGACCTCGGCGCCGAGGTCATCAAGGTGGAGCCGCCCAACGGCGACTACGGCCGGGAGATGACCTGGCCGATCGTGGACGGCACCTCGTTGTTGTTCCTGCACGCCAACCGGGGCAAGAAGAGCATCGTGTTGGACCTGCGCACCGACGAGGGCATCGAGGTCTTCAAGGAGCTGGCCAAGGGCGCCGACGCCGTCGTCGAGGCCATGCGTCCCGGGGCGCTGGCCCGCCGAGGCCTCGGCTACGAGGACCTCAAGGCCATCAACCCCGAGATCGTCTTCATGACCATCTCCGGCTACGGGATGACCGGTCCCTACAAGGACCTGCCCAGCCACGGCATCGCCTACGACACCTGGGCCGGCATCGTGCCGCCCGCTTACGACGAAGAGGGGTTCTGCTACATCCCCGAGCACGTCTCGATCGGCATCAACGCCGCCCCGGTCATGGGGGCGATGGGCATCCTGGCGGGCATCATCAAGGCCCGGGCCACCGGTGAGGGCTGCCAGATGGAGATCGCCCAGGCCGACGCCGCCGCGGCCACCGATTGGCTGCGCAGCGAGACCTGGAAGGCCTACGAGCGACCCGAGGACGAGGTCACCGGCAACAAGGCCGACGACTACGAACGCCGTGCCCCCGGCACCGGAGGCATGAAGGAGGGCGTCCGCTACCAGATGTACGACACCTCCGACGGGCACATCTTGTTCATGTCGTCCGAGCAGTCCTTCTGGAAGAGCTTCTGCGAGAACGTCGGGCGCCCGGACCTGTTCGAGAAGTGGCCGGGCTCGAAGTTCGCCGACCACGCACGCGGCAACCGCGAGCTCCAGCGCGAGCTGCGCGACATCTTCCTCACGAAGACCTCGGCGGAGTGGATGGCCTGGGCCGCCGACAACGATGCCCTCCTGGCCCCGGTCAACACCCCCCAGACCCTCGCCGACGACCCCCACTTCAAGGACCGCCTGCCGTGGCTCCCGAAGGAGACGCACGGGGCCGACATGTTGCCGAGCCCGGTCAAGGTGGTCGGAGGAGAGCTGTCCGACCCGGGCATGGCCCCCACCCTGGGCCAGCACACCGACGAGGTCCTGCGCGACGTGCTGGGCCTCGACGAGGCCCGCATCGCCTCCCTGCGCGAAGCCGGCGCCGTCCGCTGA
- a CDS encoding lysylphosphatidylglycerol synthase transmembrane domain-containing protein yields the protein MTAPDSTSETTGAVSRAPLGEPGHVPAGVGGDDVSAPAARPSVLRIIGRLLMLAIAAVALYGLAPQLVDMWDSVPRLSRIAPLWFAVMLLLMAGSYASVWWLTRVALPQVSWFVAGTSQLVSNAVAKAVPGGAAMGAAAGYRMLAVSGVNKGTAGAALTATSIISNGVLLMLPLAALLISVIGAPVPRGLDLVAYGGAALFIMLLVFGFLLVKYDRPLLLFGRSIERVAGFVLRRLHRTGGPTAEGFVQQRDLMVAGLGARWKKALLAAVGNWLLDYFALVAALMAVGVSPRFSVVLLAFGAAAVLGMIPITPGGLGFVEAGLTAMLVVAGVPSDQALLATLAYRIVSYWLPLPAGLVAHLLFRHRYGRTELAPA from the coding sequence GTGACGGCGCCTGACTCGACGAGCGAGACGACGGGCGCGGTCTCTCGCGCGCCGCTCGGCGAGCCCGGTCACGTCCCGGCGGGCGTCGGGGGCGACGACGTCTCTGCCCCGGCGGCGCGGCCGTCGGTGCTGCGCATCATCGGCCGGCTGCTCATGCTGGCCATCGCCGCCGTGGCCCTCTACGGCCTGGCCCCGCAGCTGGTCGACATGTGGGACTCCGTCCCTCGCCTCAGCCGCATCGCCCCTCTGTGGTTCGCGGTCATGTTGCTCTTGATGGCCGGGAGCTACGCATCGGTGTGGTGGCTCACCAGGGTTGCGCTCCCCCAGGTCTCGTGGTTCGTGGCCGGCACCTCTCAGCTGGTCTCCAACGCGGTGGCCAAGGCCGTGCCCGGCGGGGCGGCCATGGGGGCCGCCGCCGGCTATCGGATGCTGGCCGTGTCCGGCGTGAACAAGGGCACCGCCGGGGCGGCCCTGACCGCCACGAGCATCATCTCCAACGGTGTGCTGTTGATGCTCCCGCTGGCCGCACTGCTCATCTCGGTGATCGGTGCCCCGGTGCCGCGTGGGCTCGACCTGGTGGCCTATGGCGGCGCCGCCCTGTTCATCATGTTGTTGGTCTTCGGCTTCTTGTTGGTCAAGTACGACCGGCCGCTGCTGCTCTTCGGGCGGTCCATCGAGCGCGTCGCCGGCTTCGTGCTGCGCCGCCTCCACCGCACCGGGGGGCCCACCGCCGAGGGGTTCGTGCAACAGCGCGACCTGATGGTCGCCGGCCTGGGCGCCCGCTGGAAGAAGGCCCTGCTCGCCGCCGTCGGCAACTGGTTGCTCGACTACTTCGCTCTGGTGGCCGCCCTCATGGCGGTGGGGGTGAGCCCCCGCTTCAGCGTGGTGCTGTTGGCCTTCGGCGCCGCCGCCGTGCTCGGGATGATCCCCATCACCCCCGGCGGGCTGGGCTTCGTGGAAGCCGGCCTCACCGCCATGTTGGTCGTGGCCGGGGTGCCGTCGGACCAGGCCCTGCTCGCCACCCTGGCCTACCGCATCGTGTCGTACTGGCTGCCCCTGCCGGCCGGGCTGGTCGCCCACCTGCTGTTCCGCCACCGCTACGGGCGCACGGAGCTCGCCCCCGCCTGA
- a CDS encoding amidohydrolase family protein — protein sequence MAYPKDIPIVETFVGMPSRNRKEVYKFLAPHLRDEGSKEMRFPAQYMFKDVPGDLDESVDPVALLIDNLDRYNIEVAMLGLGLNDINPDSARAIEEHPDRFVTCVEFDPNDTMAAIRKIRDMVERFPVRGVSTFPAGYRVPLNDKKMYPLYALCVELDLPIFVCVGIPGPRVPFAPQHVELIDEVMYDFPELTFVMRHGAQPWTELAMKLMLKWPNLYYSTSAFAPKHYDKVIIDYANTRGADKIIYAGYFPAGLSYERIFNDMENVPFKDHVWPKFLRENALKVLKLG from the coding sequence GTGGCATACCCCAAGGACATCCCCATCGTCGAGACCTTCGTGGGCATGCCCAGCCGGAACCGCAAGGAGGTCTACAAGTTCCTGGCACCACACCTGCGCGACGAGGGCTCCAAGGAGATGCGGTTCCCGGCCCAGTACATGTTCAAGGACGTGCCCGGCGACCTCGACGAGAGCGTCGACCCGGTGGCCCTGCTCATCGACAACCTCGATCGCTACAACATCGAGGTGGCCATGCTCGGCCTGGGCCTCAACGACATCAACCCGGATTCGGCCCGGGCCATCGAAGAGCACCCGGACCGGTTCGTCACCTGCGTCGAGTTCGACCCCAACGACACCATGGCTGCCATCCGCAAGATCCGCGACATGGTGGAGCGCTTCCCGGTGCGAGGAGTGAGCACTTTCCCGGCCGGCTACCGGGTGCCGCTGAACGACAAGAAGATGTACCCGCTCTACGCCCTGTGCGTGGAGCTCGACCTGCCCATCTTCGTGTGCGTCGGCATCCCGGGCCCCCGTGTGCCCTTCGCCCCCCAGCACGTCGAGCTCATCGACGAGGTCATGTACGACTTCCCTGAGCTCACCTTCGTCATGCGCCACGGAGCCCAGCCGTGGACCGAGCTGGCCATGAAGCTCATGCTCAAGTGGCCGAACCTCTACTACTCCACCTCGGCCTTCGCCCCGAAGCACTACGACAAGGTGATCATCGACTACGCCAACACCCGCGGCGCCGACAAGATCATCTACGCCGGCTACTTCCCCGCCGGGCTGTCCTACGAGCGGATCTTCAACGACATGGAGAACGTGCCCTTCAAGGACCACGTGTGGCCCAAGTTCCTCCGCGAGAACGCCCTGAAGGTCCTCAAGCTCGGTTGA
- a CDS encoding pilus assembly protein TadG-related protein, with translation MMPNPGPRTPNRTHRDDRGVAAVLVAGFALALVLVAALAIDGGQAYANRRQMQNASDAAAMAGAAAFATQRSQPAPGLSSVTDQVRTVAEANGADVTGDRLKCWFVDDQVRRLPIGSPVDICGSGATWASANAGSASGVEVETSADKETFFAQVGGIETVSARTEAAATLQPLVGTGATFPFIMCGVADSGGFDILDQNLQVRPEVIGSILYPLQDPGGGNTETFKRCDGGSNTFKGKGDGDPAIVGEWTGTDTGNDDPDPLSGDFTPVLGSDACPANTLTFDGCLMVVPLASNARGTGSNAEVYIVGFSVFEVYSLGNGADKGPCEDLGTPNPKFCGYLVGGQVEGGITGGGPVGVGGVYAIKLAK, from the coding sequence ATGATGCCAAATCCTGGTCCACGAACCCCCAACCGGACCCACCGGGACGATCGAGGTGTCGCGGCGGTACTCGTGGCTGGCTTCGCCCTGGCGCTGGTCCTGGTTGCTGCGCTGGCGATCGACGGGGGGCAGGCCTACGCCAACCGTCGCCAGATGCAGAACGCCTCGGACGCGGCGGCCATGGCCGGAGCTGCGGCGTTCGCCACCCAGCGTTCCCAGCCCGCACCCGGGCTGAGCAGCGTGACCGACCAGGTCCGCACCGTCGCCGAGGCCAATGGTGCCGACGTGACGGGTGATCGGCTCAAGTGCTGGTTCGTCGACGACCAGGTGCGCCGGCTGCCGATCGGGTCGCCGGTCGACATCTGCGGATCCGGGGCGACCTGGGCATCGGCGAACGCTGGGTCAGCGTCGGGTGTCGAGGTGGAGACGAGCGCGGACAAGGAGACGTTCTTCGCCCAGGTGGGTGGCATCGAGACCGTCTCGGCCCGCACCGAGGCGGCGGCCACGCTCCAACCCCTGGTCGGCACCGGGGCGACGTTCCCCTTCATCATGTGCGGAGTCGCCGACTCGGGGGGTTTCGACATCCTCGACCAGAACCTCCAGGTTCGGCCCGAGGTCATCGGGTCCATCCTGTACCCGCTGCAGGACCCGGGCGGGGGCAACACGGAGACCTTCAAGCGCTGCGACGGTGGTTCGAACACGTTCAAGGGCAAGGGCGACGGCGATCCCGCGATCGTGGGTGAGTGGACCGGCACCGACACCGGCAACGACGATCCCGACCCGCTCAGTGGCGACTTCACGCCCGTCCTGGGCTCCGATGCCTGCCCGGCCAACACCCTGACATTCGACGGGTGCCTCATGGTGGTGCCGCTGGCCAGCAACGCCCGAGGCACCGGCAGCAACGCCGAGGTCTACATCGTGGGGTTCTCGGTGTTCGAGGTCTACTCACTCGGAAACGGTGCGGACAAGGGCCCGTGCGAGGACCTCGGTACCCCCAACCCCAAGTTCTGCGGCTACCTCGTCGGTGGGCAGGTCGAGGGAGGCATCACCGGTGGGGGGCCGGTCGGTGTGGGCGGGGTCTATGCCATCAAGCTGGCCAAGTAG
- a CDS encoding TadE/TadG family type IV pilus assembly protein → MIVEAALVLPLLLALLLGFVEFSLVEFQQGQASSAARDGARVGILGYREADIVGSADNDAIVAAVNARLAGQDNVSVDVRCLTTAGAAAACSTVPITGSIEVAVSWPHTDLTFFGPLVPSTIESTSTMTLVGGPVTVTPTTSTTASTSTTTPASTTTSTAPPSTGCQLSTNLVPTITGAAAKSNGQLRSAMTIADIVTNGDGSCGIPKIRIFYTADGTNPPSLTQQLNPQSTPNTYAYTWSANHKPSQGNAPGWTPGVVQFQVLTGTDVVIGQYQFTMGSN, encoded by the coding sequence GTGATCGTCGAGGCGGCGCTCGTGCTCCCGTTGTTGCTCGCGCTGCTGCTCGGCTTCGTCGAGTTCTCCCTGGTGGAGTTCCAGCAGGGTCAGGCCAGCTCAGCGGCCCGCGATGGCGCCCGCGTCGGCATCCTCGGCTACCGCGAGGCAGACATCGTGGGCAGCGCCGACAACGACGCGATCGTGGCGGCGGTCAATGCCCGCCTCGCCGGCCAGGACAACGTGTCGGTCGACGTCCGCTGCCTCACCACGGCGGGAGCCGCCGCCGCGTGCTCGACCGTCCCCATCACCGGATCGATCGAGGTCGCCGTCTCGTGGCCCCACACCGATCTCACCTTCTTCGGTCCTCTGGTCCCCTCCACCATCGAGAGCACCTCCACCATGACGCTGGTGGGTGGGCCCGTGACGGTCACCCCCACCACCTCCACCACGGCCTCGACGTCCACCACCACGCCGGCCTCGACGACGACCAGCACCGCACCACCGTCGACGGGCTGTCAGCTGAGCACGAACCTCGTCCCCACCATCACCGGTGCCGCGGCCAAGTCGAACGGCCAGCTGCGCAGCGCGATGACGATCGCCGACATCGTCACCAACGGCGACGGGTCGTGTGGCATCCCGAAGATCCGCATCTTCTACACCGCCGACGGGACGAACCCACCGTCGCTGACACAACAGCTGAACCCGCAGAGCACGCCGAACACCTACGCCTACACCTGGTCGGCGAACCACAAGCCCTCCCAGGGCAATGCCCCTGGCTGGACCCCTGGTGTCGTCCAGTTCCAGGTCCTCACCGGCACCGACGTGGTGATCGGCCAGTACCAGTTCACGATGGGCTCGAACTGA
- a CDS encoding TadE/TadG family type IV pilus assembly protein, which translates to MGQPSQDSRGGRRLRDDAGAVLVEFALLLPFLAVLVFGTIDLGRAYQLQNQVTNMAREGAFYGQFHPGRVECSSGDDIVGEVQAESPGADVEVQVFRDRGGVITELTGCSGSALSGDLLEVVVTTEMPIVTPLVGALTGSVLGIDGSAEVAVQG; encoded by the coding sequence ATGGGGCAGCCGTCCCAGGACTCTCGTGGGGGCCGACGCCTTCGTGACGACGCGGGTGCCGTGCTCGTGGAGTTCGCCCTGCTCCTGCCCTTCCTCGCCGTGTTGGTCTTCGGCACGATCGACCTCGGCCGCGCCTACCAACTACAGAACCAGGTCACGAACATGGCCCGTGAGGGTGCCTTCTACGGCCAGTTCCACCCCGGCCGGGTCGAGTGTTCGTCGGGCGACGACATCGTCGGCGAGGTGCAGGCCGAGAGCCCCGGCGCCGACGTCGAGGTCCAGGTGTTCCGAGACCGTGGGGGAGTGATCACCGAGCTGACGGGCTGCTCCGGCAGCGCCCTGTCGGGCGATCTCCTCGAGGTCGTGGTCACCACCGAGATGCCGATCGTCACCCCCCTGGTCGGAGCCCTCACCGGCTCGGTGCTCGGGATCGACGGTTCGGCCGAAGTGGCGGTGCAGGGGTGA
- a CDS encoding Tad domain-containing protein, protein MRDDAGITLILVALMLVVLIIFAAFAVDMGGVYAARRQDQTAADVSALAAAQDLRNGEAAMVATAKTYAHDTLGTTIPDGADGWNSCPRPDPAALASQTASASCISYEGSEVRVRLPDRFYPTAFGGVVGLGDYRHSAFAIAGLEGAGFGGVLPFFTTTGVAANGYDCLLADGPSDCDPATGSFFPLRFSYHTPTCEVGGNINEAKSMLVDNAGAGVDHDLSLYNGDPHGSNVVVDISPGCPLAPNATENFTGNQPSEVRDGLLTGSSAQFRDGDGPRLQRDAGVGSVLPPRITTYDGRDLDNTPLWWFIPENYGPGEAQLADIPPSCKRDQFLDDSGNRYTDLTDNGDLDPGVAAHLEGFDEQSDKYLGLLVRCFDHYSGRTWDGFPGELEEEDPVPPECASGCTAPVFARNSSGDEPDLYDIQYSPRFGYSPVTDVIPSGGSGQIRFIEFRAIYINRLNLGNARSVWDAGFSPTDPDVPNTPQTSVEAFFFPETMLPGGLGGPEAPSEIGVNRFVTLVR, encoded by the coding sequence TTGCGAGACGACGCCGGCATCACCCTGATCCTGGTCGCCCTCATGCTCGTCGTGCTGATCATCTTCGCCGCGTTCGCCGTCGACATGGGTGGCGTGTACGCCGCTCGTCGCCAGGACCAGACGGCAGCCGACGTGTCGGCCCTTGCCGCCGCGCAGGACCTGCGCAACGGCGAAGCCGCCATGGTGGCCACGGCCAAGACCTACGCCCACGACACGCTCGGAACGACCATCCCCGATGGTGCGGATGGCTGGAACAGCTGCCCTCGCCCCGATCCCGCGGCGCTGGCGAGCCAGACGGCGAGCGCCAGTTGCATCTCCTACGAGGGCTCAGAGGTGCGCGTCCGCCTCCCGGACCGCTTCTATCCCACGGCGTTCGGCGGGGTGGTCGGTCTCGGCGACTACCGTCACTCGGCGTTCGCCATCGCTGGTCTCGAAGGGGCCGGCTTCGGCGGGGTGCTGCCCTTCTTCACCACCACGGGAGTTGCGGCCAACGGCTACGACTGCCTCCTGGCCGACGGCCCCTCCGACTGCGATCCCGCCACTGGCAGCTTCTTTCCGTTGCGCTTCAGCTACCACACCCCGACCTGCGAGGTCGGCGGGAACATCAACGAGGCGAAGTCGATGCTCGTCGACAACGCCGGGGCGGGCGTCGACCACGACCTCAGCCTCTACAACGGTGACCCCCACGGCTCCAACGTCGTGGTCGACATCTCCCCTGGCTGTCCGCTGGCGCCCAACGCCACCGAGAACTTCACCGGCAACCAGCCGAGCGAGGTCCGCGACGGCCTCCTGACCGGGTCCTCGGCGCAGTTTCGCGACGGCGACGGGCCCCGGTTGCAGCGCGACGCCGGTGTGGGGTCGGTGCTCCCGCCCCGCATCACCACCTACGACGGTCGCGACCTCGACAACACCCCGCTGTGGTGGTTCATCCCCGAGAACTACGGGCCGGGTGAGGCGCAGCTCGCCGACATCCCTCCGAGCTGCAAACGCGATCAGTTCCTCGATGACTCGGGCAATCGCTACACCGACCTGACCGACAACGGCGACCTCGATCCGGGTGTCGCGGCCCATCTTGAGGGCTTCGACGAGCAGTCGGACAAGTACCTCGGCCTCCTCGTGCGGTGCTTCGACCACTACTCGGGTCGTACCTGGGACGGCTTCCCCGGTGAACTGGAAGAGGAGGATCCCGTGCCGCCCGAGTGCGCCAGCGGGTGCACCGCTCCCGTCTTCGCACGCAACAGCAGCGGCGACGAACCGGACCTCTACGACATCCAGTACTCGCCTCGTTTCGGGTACTCCCCGGTGACCGACGTGATCCCGTCGGGCGGTTCAGGTCAGATCCGCTTCATCGAGTTCAGGGCCATCTACATCAACCGCCTCAACCTGGGCAACGCCCGGTCGGTGTGGGACGCCGGGTTCTCCCCCACCGACCCCGATGTCCCCAACACCCCCCAGACGTCGGTCGAGGCCTTCTTCTTCCCCGAGACCATGCTGCCCGGCGGCCTCGGTGGCCCCGAGGCCCCGTCCGAGATCGGCGTGAACCGGTTCGTGACGCTGGTGCGCTGA
- a CDS encoding TadE/TadG family type IV pilus assembly protein, with amino-acid sequence MLSRARARNDEGAALVEFALVLPFLALLLFGIIEFGWTFGQYLDVRHGARESARLTAVNYRSTAGATGGAQSAEIVAETCDRLTNPDESTVEIRFDGAGSATGDPVTVEVTQGVDSLTGFLDPFLPTSLTSEATSRLERPATFVAVASQACP; translated from the coding sequence ATGTTGAGCCGAGCCCGAGCCCGCAACGACGAGGGCGCTGCCCTCGTGGAGTTCGCCCTCGTCCTGCCGTTCCTCGCCCTGCTCCTGTTCGGCATCATCGAGTTCGGGTGGACCTTCGGCCAGTACCTCGACGTGCGGCACGGAGCCCGCGAGTCGGCACGGCTCACGGCGGTGAACTACCGGTCCACTGCCGGGGCCACCGGCGGCGCGCAGAGCGCGGAGATCGTGGCCGAGACCTGCGATCGGCTCACCAATCCCGACGAGTCCACCGTGGAGATCCGATTCGACGGCGCCGGCAGCGCCACAGGCGACCCGGTGACCGTCGAGGTGACCCAGGGCGTCGACAGCCTCACCGGCTTCCTCGACCCGTTCCTGCCCACCAGCCTCACGAGCGAGGCCACGAGCCGCCTCGAACGTCCCGCCACGTTCGTGGCCGTCGCATCTCAGGCGTGTCCGTGA